One Procambarus clarkii isolate CNS0578487 chromosome 47, FALCON_Pclarkii_2.0, whole genome shotgun sequence genomic window, caagaaaaTCATTCAGGGAAAGGGGAGTAAAAGACATAGAGAGATTTACAAtagtcctgaaaattgtatataccaacatagatggagtgagattaaAAATATTGGAGCTAaaagatataattcagcttaaAGTCCCAGATCAGAGACGAGACttgaaaataaaaatttaaatgagGTCATTCCCAAGAGATTGTGTGCAAGTGTGGCTgttctggtgaaagaacacctaaaggtaagagagttaataattGAGAGCCCTCGAaaagttgacataatggcattgcaggtctggaatcaggataagttgataattgtaaatgcctacagccaactagcaagcaacacatggacaaatgaGGAACTAGATAACAAATgatagggcctcataatggtcatgagagtgaTTATAGTaagagcagataaagataaatcacgactgttggtaTTGGATGACTTTAACTTGAAAGCAATACACTGGGAGGCCCAACGAAGCGAGAACGGAGAACATTTGGGGAGGCAGATTTGTAAAACTCATTCtgcagacattcatgtatcaacacgtcaagtagGACAGAAGAATGATGGAAGGGGATGTTTTGTCAATACATAAtttaatattcaccaggaaagaagaggagaTATTTGATGtctagtaccttcctcccttgggaaagagtgataatGTCCTGTTGGAAATTTAATATGCTCTGCGAGATAATGtagaagaaaattgggacaatgaaACAGATGATAAACTTGAGAGGGCActatggagaacttggcaaattctttaataagtttaattgaatagacttgttgctaggcaaggaagtaaatggttCATGATCTTCTTTTTCAGTGAtgaaaacatcagatcatttgatgttcccattttttctTATGGGAACATCAGCTCATTggcgaatggtgggaaggacgaggggacggaggagtgagggatggtggggaggacgaggggatgggggagtggcgggatggtaggaggacgaggggacaggggagtgaggaatggtggggaggacgaggaaatggaggagtgggggggtggtggggaggacgaggaaatgggggagtggggggtggtggggaggacgaggaaatgggagagtgggggatggtggggaggacgaggaaatgggggagtgggggtggtggggaggacgaggaaatggtagagtgggggatggtggggaggacgaggaaatgggggagtgggggatggtggggaggacgaggaaatgggggagtggggggtggtggggaggattTCGTGATGCTGTGTGATTCAACTTGTGATACCTCGAGAGTGCAGCTGTTGAAAACTTTAAGGTTCAGCTGTTGATGACTCTGGGGTACAGCTGTTAATGATCCTAGGGTGCAGCTGTTAAAGATTCTAGGGTGCAGCTGTTGATGATTCTAGGGTGCAGCTGTTGATGACTctgtggtgctgctgttgatgactctgtggtgctgctgttgatgaCTCTGTGGTGCagcttttgatgactctgtggtgctgctgttgatgaCTCTGTGATGCAGCTGTTGACAACTCTGTGGTGCAGCTGTTGACGACTCTGTGGTGCAGCTGTTGATGACTctgtggtgctgctgttgatgaCTCTGTGGTGCAGCTGTTGATGACTCTGTGGTGCAGCTGTAGATGACTCTGTGGTGCAGCTGTAGATGACTCTGTGGTGCAGCTGTTGATGACTctgtggtgctgctgtagatgactCTGTGATGCAGCTGTTGATGACTCTGTGGTGCAGCTGTAGATGACTCTGTGGTGCAGCTGTTGATGACTCTGGGGTGCAGCTGTAGATGACTCTGTGGTGCAGCTGTTGATGACTCTGGGGTGCAGCTGTTGATGACTCTGTGGTGCAGCTGTTGATGACTCTGTGGTGCAGCTATTGATGACTTTGGGGTGCAGCTGTTGATGACTCTGTGGTGCAGCTATTGATGACTTTGGGGTGCAGCTGTTGATGACTCTGTGGTGCAGCTGTTGACTCTCGCACACACTGCCATATTCACCTTTCCTTTCTGAACCTAACGCCTCCTTAACATGCTGGAAATAAGAAACTGAGCAATGGTAAGGACGTAAATGATCAACCCAAGTCACCAAGCTAGGAAACCCTAATGTATGTATGCGTTGTGCCTGTCTAAGGTTTATATCTTGCCTTTCTGAACGAGAATACGAAGATGGTTTTCATGCCTGACATCACCCTTCTGACtctggagtgtggtgatgcgagtCAGAGATTTCTCTGACTCTCTGACTCTCACACTCTGACTCCTGGACCATCGGGTGGTTCAGACACTCTGCTCAAGATACACAATGCAACAGCATTAATGAAAGTCGATGGATTGTGATCGTTAGAGGCAAGTAGTGGTACATCAATATACTTATTAAATATTTTTACTAAGATACATAGATCATCCTGGACAGACCAGTGAGTACCCTGAGACACAGACCAGTGAGTAACCAGAGACACAGACCAATGAGTACCCAGAGACACAGACCAGTGAGTAACCAGAGACACAGACCAGTGAGTAACCAGAGACACAGACCAATGAGTACCCAGAGACACAGACCAGTAAGTAACCAGAGACACAGACCAGTGAGTAACAAGAGACACAGACCAGTGAGTAACCAGAGACACTTGGCAATGagtacacagagacacagaccagTAACCAGAGACACAGACCAGTGAGTAACCAGAGACACAGACCAGTGAGTAACCAGAGACACAGACCAGTGAGTAACCAGAGACACTTGGCAATGagtacacagagacacagaccagTGAGTACCCAGAGAAACAGACCAGTGAGTAACCAGAGACACAGACCAGTGAGTACCCAGAGACACAGACCAGTAAGTAACCAGAGACACAGACCAGTGAGTAACAAGAGACACAGACCAGTGAGTAATCAGAGACACTTGGCAATGagtacacagagacacagaccagTAACCAGAGACACAGACCAGTGAGTAACCAGAGACACAGACCAGTGAGTAACCAGAGACACAGACCAGTGAGTAACCAGAGACACTTGGCAATGagtacacagagacacagaccagTGAGTACCCAGAGAAACAGACCAGTGAGTAACCAGAGACACAGACCAGTGAGTAACCAGAGACACAGACCAGTGAGTAACCAGAGACACAGACCAGTGAGTAACCAGAGACACTTGGCAATGagtacacagagacacagaccagTGAGTAACCAGAGACACAGACCAGTGAGTAACCAGAGACACTTGGCAATGAGTACCCAGAGACACAGACCAGTGAGTACCCAGAGACACAGACCAATGAGTACCCAGAGACACAGACCAGTGAGTACCCTTAGACACAGACCAATGAGTACCCAGAGACACAGACCAGTGAGTACCCTGAGACACAGACCAATGAGTACCCAGAGACTCAGACCAGTGAGTACCCTGAGACACAGACCAATGAGTACCCAGAGACACAGACCAATGAGTACCCTGAGACACAGACCAATGAGTACCCAGAGATACAGACCAGTGAGTACCCTGAGACAGAGACCAATGAGTACCCAGAGACACAGACCAGTGAGTACCCTGAGACACAGACCAGTGAGTACCCTGAGACAGAGACCAATGAGTACCCAGAGACACAGACCAGTGAGTACCCTGAGACACAGACCAATGAGTACCCAGAGACACAGACCAGTGAGTACCCTGAGACACATACCAATGAGTACCCAGAGACACAGATCAATGAGTACCCAGAGACACAGACCAGTGAGTACCCTGAGACACAGACCAATGAGTACCCAGAGACACAGACCAGTGAGTACCCAGAGACACAGACCAGTGAGTACCCTGAGACACAGACCAGTGAGTACCCAGAGACACAGACCAGTGAGTACCCAGAGACACAGACCAGTGAGTACCCAGAGACACAGACCAGTGAGTACCCAGAGACACAGACCAGTGAGTACCCAGAGACACAGACCAGTGAGTACCCAGAGACACAGACCAGTGAGTACCCAGAGACACAGACCAGTGAGTACCCAGAGACACAGACCAGTGAGTACCCAGAGACACAGACCAGTGAGTACCCAGAGACACAGACCAGTGAGTACCCTGAGACACAGACCAATGAGTACCCAGAGACACAGACCAGTGAGTACCCAGAGACACAGACCAGTGAgtactattatagactgtgggttggttggtgttgtcgtcgttgatccttctctacggacaacccaacccacaactcggtagagtgcttacacttcactagatcacactaggcgcttctggctcttggagaggggctccacgtcacatgtttaggggatgcggctccaacacttagcctcgttgtcacgtacacacacccactcgagccgctgtgactccccactctctccttaggtgatatgatctcctcaatccccttttgacttattagtattaccttttaccctgtccacagcagtggttcttggttctttctctctctctctccttctttactacctcctgggaagcctcactaggacaagggcaaacaccagcaaattgggatacatttactggacaaagcacatacacgatacatacacacatataataataatgaatcctatactctataatatcacaatcaggttgctctccaacacaaccagaactctatcatcagcttatcaagtggtatcctatctcctggttcaccacctgatactatcaacctcctcaagttggtcaagtctacatacactgttgcaccatcagcaagataatatatatacatagaaaatcagcatttgaatgcaataacatataccagtataaatgttcattgatacacaacaatgatccatcgatcactgtcagtcctggaacgcatacatctgtaggtaatccagcctacgactgtaactctaaacttcagtataaaaaactccttgacataagaatgcaaacaaccactcacctctcactgcgtcttgcacactaatgacaatcaaacactatcaactccctataagtaatccaccagaacttccccttccacctctggaagttcactaccctaatatctttaggttcttccgggcttcactaccaggatcctctgcagctcctccaggctgctatcatgaagtttccttgagcaactacggtgcttcacccttctgctaggttcctccacagctctcttggctgctacaccatgaagtttcctcgagcaactatggtgcttcaccacctctacagaagcacgtgacactcctcttcactgcttctcacagctcgaggtcctcgcctccactatcttggagtctcatcagctacttcatctgctggcttcgaagttctcagcaacttcttccccaaagacaaacctgcaacccatcgacactccaataaaattgtttcccctttgacacataaacaaaaataaccacacaatatgcttgcctcaaacctctatctgtcctctacatacagtgagagtggactcccccgttttgggcgggtccatactccacctcgcctggcggcggtcctcactcactgggagggttttcctcgtcaggagccgggctccctcagtcgtcggtcagagctcagaggggacggatgtcgctccgtgctcctccctcttcactctcctatttcaggccttctgccttattaaaacatgtctaacttataaataaacattgctactgtcgctgggcacacgaccaactacaagcaatcactatgaactggcgtatatcgtgcttaccacagattataaggtcgagggcgcttcttcctctgacgaggctccacggtcagggcgctccacggcccacaataatgcctccgggcggcttaatattcactaattatcgcccacgacttgagaccacacgtccccagctcgattccacagctggtacgtctgcacacttctcttctcttcgagatatatctctaggggttcccttctgacgggagctcacggagcgcggctttcccctgcgatgtctggcactcaagtgaggtcaaggtcctccggaagcgagcctcacgcctccagcaaaatgtccacatctcctcgccagtcatttatctgttttcttcttcattgcccataatctcaaactgttatacatatccaagcaactattttacatatggattatcacctcaatatttgctagaccttctaatcaggtcaggcttgatgaataactctcaaggagggagactcgtttctcctgtaggctgagatcataacagtaccCAGAGACACAGACCAGTGAGTACCCTGAGACACAGACCAATGAGTACCCAGAGACACAGACCAGTGAGTACTCTGAGACACAGACCAGTGAGTACCCAGAAACACAGACCAGTGAGTACTCTGAGACACAGACCAGTGAGTACCCAGAAACACAGACCAGTGAGTACTCTGAGACACAGACCAATGAGTAACCAAAGACACAGACCAGTGAGCACCCAGAGACACAGGCCATCAAGTAGAGACCAATGACCCACCACAACGGTAAGACCCACACACTAATATTTACCTCCACAGGTGGACAGGCGTAGGAAGTAATAGAGAGCATCACCAGTGAGGGAGACAACGACGGCTGGGCCAGACACGACAAAAATATAACAGAGGGAAGGTTGGTAAAATATCcgtgagaggggaggagagagaaaaTGTGTGAGTGAGGGGAAGTGAACCAAGGGGAGCAACTCTATTCTACAACATTGGAaggggagatatatatatatacagtgtgacCCGCCTCcgccagcagcaggaagaggaggagctTGTTCCTGAGCCATGGAAGGAGAGAAGAACACTAGTTACTAAGCTGTGGATGGAGGAGGATATTTTGGTTACGGAGCAAAAGACGGAGAATGACGCGTATGTTACTGAACCATGGACGGGTGGTGAGTATTGTAGAGGAGAGTGGGTAAGGTGGAGGAGAGTGGGTAAGGTGGAGGAGAGTGGGTAAGGTGGAGGAGAGTGGGTAAGGTGGAGGAGAGTGGGTAAGGTGGAGGAGAGTGGGTAAGGCGGAAGAGAGTGGGTAAGGTAGAGGAGAGTGGGtaaggtggaggagagtgagtaAGGTGGAGGAGAGTGGGTAAGGCGGAAGAGAGTGGGTAAGGTAGAGGAGAGTGGGTAAGGTGGAGGAGAGTGGGTAAGGTAGAGGAGAGTGGGTAAGGTGGAGGAGAGTGGGTAAGGCGGAAGAGAGTGGGTAAGGTAGAGAAGAGTAGGTAAGGTAGAGGAGCAGGCAATAGAGAGAGAATGTGTAGGAGACAACTGAGTCACAGGGACAGGATGAAAGAAAGAATAGGAGTAAGAAGGGAAATATTGAGAAGTGAAATACGAGGATAGAGGGGGTGACAGgcggaaagggagggagagtaaAACAAACGGGTGGGAGGGGGAGCGAGTGAGGAGGAGAAATTGGAGGAGGAGGATTGGGAAGTAGAGGGAAGGGATAGGgcaatattgaaatggaagttgGAGAAGGAAGAAGACAGAAGAAGCGGGGGAGAGAGAAGGATCAGTGGAGAATGGAAGACGGGGTGCAGAGGAAAGGAGAAGGGATGAAAAGgggtgagaagagaggagagggttgagagtgagagaggagaaaGGTGGAGAAGGGAAGAGACGAGGgagatggtggagaggggaagataATAGGAGGGG contains:
- the LOC138350787 gene encoding Golgi-associated olfactory signaling regulator-like → MSTQRHRPVSTQRNRPVSNQRHRPVSNQRHRPVSNQRHRPVSNQRHLAMSTQRHRPVSNQRHRPTQTNEYPETQTSEYPETQTNEYPETQTSEYPETQTNEYPETQTNEYPETQTNEYPEIQTSEYPETETNEYPETQTSEYPETQTSEYPETETNEYPETQTSEYPETQTNEYPETQTSEYPETHTNEYPETQINEYPETQTSEYPETQTNEYPETQTSEYPETQTSEYPETQTSEYPETQTSEYPETQTSEYPETQTSEYPETQTSEYPETQTSEYPETQTSEYPETQTSEYPETQTSEYPETQTSEYPETQTSEYPETQTNEYPETQTSEYPETQTKFQRFTTELQRFTTEVHKKASEVRKEASKVHNRASEIHNSPSELHNRASEVHKKASKVHNRASQVHNRASEVHKKASKVHNRASQVHNRASEVHKKASEVHNRASEVHNRASEVRACCQFS